Proteins encoded together in one Alkalihalobacillus sp. TS-13 window:
- a CDS encoding PLP-dependent aminotransferase family protein produces MKLVLKKEAATPIHQQIYHQLVNRIQTGAVAAGEKIPSLRWLSKELDVNYLTINKVYQRLEEEGYIEILQGKGAYVKSRHTGHPSSQRDEQQDSFSPLLTRSQYLMQRSKHQYDFSKAVVSPGLLPSYFLAEQAKAIFDLHPMILTTYGPVEGDEELRKEVSAYLDNQLGYKPPLDEILITSGVQQAINVVANTFLTPTDTVAVESPCYGAALDTFMNRGNAILPIPIDLSGMRTDLLEEQCRKNPPKLVYVNPTFHNPTGASMSEKRRKELLELAETYHFLIIEDDSFNEIYFDGVLPPKPIKYFDTTGHCILLKGFSKTMAPGILLGALIADKRLYEQVYIAKASMDVGSPLLNQKVILPFMKTQRMKDHLEKLRIALQIRRDMTADILEMCLKDRIRYELPKGGLNLWIKLPEEIDMRALQKRASEHSISFLPGSACYAVNEPTQEIRISYSGLSDRDNTEGITKLGKLIAEM; encoded by the coding sequence ATGAAACTAGTCCTGAAGAAAGAGGCTGCCACACCAATCCATCAACAAATCTATCATCAGCTTGTAAACCGGATCCAGACGGGAGCGGTAGCGGCTGGGGAAAAGATCCCTTCGTTACGGTGGTTATCAAAAGAGTTGGATGTGAATTATCTGACGATCAACAAAGTCTATCAACGCTTAGAGGAAGAAGGTTATATTGAAATCCTCCAAGGAAAGGGCGCTTATGTTAAAAGTCGTCATACTGGCCACCCATCCTCACAAAGGGATGAACAACAGGATAGTTTCTCGCCACTCCTTACACGTTCGCAATATCTGATGCAGCGCTCGAAACATCAATACGATTTTTCAAAAGCAGTCGTATCCCCGGGGCTTCTACCCAGTTATTTTCTTGCAGAGCAGGCGAAAGCGATCTTTGATTTGCACCCAATGATTTTGACGACGTATGGACCCGTGGAAGGGGATGAAGAGCTCCGTAAAGAAGTGTCCGCCTATTTGGACAATCAGCTTGGTTATAAACCACCTTTGGATGAAATCCTGATAACGAGTGGGGTCCAACAGGCGATCAATGTGGTCGCAAACACGTTTCTGACGCCGACAGATACGGTAGCGGTCGAAAGCCCGTGTTATGGTGCGGCGCTAGACACGTTCATGAACAGGGGAAATGCGATTCTGCCGATTCCGATTGATCTAAGCGGTATGAGGACCGATCTATTGGAGGAGCAATGTCGAAAGAACCCGCCAAAGCTCGTATACGTCAATCCTACCTTTCATAACCCGACTGGGGCTTCTATGAGTGAAAAGCGTCGCAAAGAGCTTCTGGAGCTTGCTGAAACGTATCATTTCCTCATTATTGAGGACGATTCGTTCAATGAAATCTATTTTGATGGGGTACTGCCCCCGAAACCGATCAAGTACTTTGATACGACCGGTCATTGTATCCTTTTAAAAGGATTCAGCAAAACGATGGCGCCGGGAATACTCTTAGGAGCACTCATAGCGGATAAACGGCTTTATGAGCAGGTCTATATTGCTAAGGCATCCATGGATGTTGGAAGCCCGCTCTTGAATCAAAAGGTGATCCTCCCGTTCATGAAGACACAGCGGATGAAGGACCACCTTGAGAAATTGAGGATCGCCTTGCAAATCCGACGAGATATGACAGCTGATATTCTGGAAATGTGCTTGAAAGACCGGATTAGATATGAACTACCGAAAGGCGGGTTGAATTTGTGGATCAAGCTTCCTGAGGAGATTGACATGCGCGCATTACAGAAACGGGCATCTGAACATTCGATTTCCTTTCTACCAGGGAGCGCATGTTATGCTGTGAATGAACCGACACAAGAGATCCGCATCAGCTACTCCGGTCTCAGCGACCGCGATAACACCGAAGGTATCACTAAACTCGGCAAACTCATCGCGGAAATGTAG
- the gatC gene encoding Asp-tRNA(Asn)/Glu-tRNA(Gln) amidotransferase subunit GatC, which produces MARITKEEVKHVAKLARLAVTEEEAEKFTSQLDAIIGYAEQLKELDTDDVEPTTHVLDMKNVLREDEAKPWLTNEEALKNTPDTQNGLIKVPAVLE; this is translated from the coding sequence GTGGCCCGAATTACGAAGGAAGAAGTAAAGCACGTTGCGAAGCTTGCGCGACTCGCAGTGACTGAGGAAGAAGCGGAAAAGTTCACAAGCCAGCTTGACGCGATCATCGGTTATGCGGAGCAACTTAAGGAATTGGATACAGACGATGTGGAACCGACAACCCACGTCCTAGATATGAAGAATGTCCTCCGTGAAGACGAGGCGAAGCCTTGGTTGACGAATGAGGAAGCACTCAAGAATACACCGGATACACAGAACGGACTTATTAAAGTTCCAGCTGTTTTAGAGTAG
- the gatA gene encoding Asp-tRNA(Asn)/Glu-tRNA(Gln) amidotransferase subunit GatA, whose product MSLFEKKISELHELLHKKEMKVSELVDASFSRINEVDDKVKAFLTLNEEGAREQAKYLDSKMGTDEMRGLLFGLPIGVKDNISTKDLRTTCGSKLLGNFEPVFDATVVERLKKAETITVGKLNMDEFAMGSSNENSGFFQTRNPWNTDYVPGGSSGGSAASVAAGEVFFSLGSDTGGSIRQPAAFCGVVGLKPTYGRVSRFGLVAFASSLDQIGPITTTVEDNAFLFQAISGYDKMDSTSANVENKDYTAALTGDVKGLKIAVPKEYIGEGVDEDVKNRVMDALKVLESMGAEWEEVSLPHSKYGVATYYLLASSEASSNLARFDGVRYGVRTENADNLLELYNHTRSEGFGDEVKRRIMLGTFALSSGFYDAYYKKAQKVRTLIKKDFDEVFEKYDVILGPTAPTTAFKIGAKTDDPLTMYANDILTIPVNLAGVPAISVPCGLSNGLPVGLQIIGKAFDENTIYRVAHAYEQATDHHQNKPQL is encoded by the coding sequence ATGTCTTTATTTGAAAAGAAGATCTCAGAGCTGCATGAGCTCCTACATAAAAAGGAAATGAAGGTAAGCGAACTTGTTGACGCTTCTTTCTCAAGGATCAACGAAGTCGACGACAAAGTGAAAGCCTTCCTCACCCTTAATGAAGAAGGCGCAAGAGAACAAGCGAAATACCTCGACAGCAAAATGGGGACCGACGAAATGCGCGGACTCCTTTTCGGTCTGCCAATCGGCGTGAAAGATAACATCTCGACAAAGGACTTGCGTACGACTTGTGGAAGCAAGCTGCTTGGAAACTTTGAACCTGTTTTCGACGCAACGGTTGTTGAACGCTTGAAAAAAGCAGAAACGATAACTGTCGGAAAGCTGAACATGGACGAATTCGCAATGGGTTCATCCAACGAAAACTCAGGCTTTTTCCAAACACGCAACCCATGGAACACAGATTACGTACCAGGCGGATCAAGTGGTGGATCGGCAGCATCAGTCGCAGCCGGAGAAGTCTTTTTCTCACTCGGTTCTGACACGGGTGGTTCAATCCGACAACCAGCGGCATTCTGTGGTGTCGTAGGACTCAAGCCGACTTACGGCCGTGTTTCCCGTTTCGGACTTGTCGCGTTCGCATCTTCACTTGACCAAATCGGTCCGATCACAACAACAGTTGAAGACAACGCGTTTTTATTCCAGGCGATCAGCGGGTATGACAAGATGGATTCCACATCCGCGAACGTCGAGAACAAGGACTACACAGCGGCACTAACTGGCGACGTCAAAGGTCTGAAAATCGCGGTGCCAAAGGAATACATCGGCGAAGGTGTAGACGAAGACGTCAAGAACCGTGTCATGGATGCACTTAAAGTCCTCGAAAGCATGGGTGCTGAGTGGGAAGAGGTTTCGCTCCCACACTCCAAATACGGTGTCGCGACTTATTACCTGCTGGCATCCTCTGAAGCGTCCTCCAACCTGGCGCGCTTTGACGGTGTCCGTTACGGTGTCCGTACAGAAAACGCGGACAACCTGCTTGAACTTTACAACCATACGCGAAGTGAAGGGTTTGGTGACGAAGTGAAACGCCGGATCATGCTTGGAACGTTCGCCCTGAGCTCAGGCTTTTACGATGCGTATTATAAAAAAGCACAGAAGGTACGTACATTGATTAAGAAAGACTTCGACGAGGTCTTTGAAAAATACGATGTCATCCTTGGACCGACTGCACCGACAACGGCGTTCAAGATCGGTGCCAAAACGGATGATCCACTCACGATGTACGCGAATGATATCCTGACGATCCCGGTCAACTTAGCTGGAGTACCGGCGATCTCCGTCCCATGCGGACTTTCCAACGGACTGCCTGTCGGACTACAAATCATCGGAAAAGCGTTTGATGAGAATACGATCTACCGCGTTGCTCACGCTTACGAGCAAGCGACTGATCATCATCAAAACAAACCGCAACTGTAA
- the gatB gene encoding Asp-tRNA(Asn)/Glu-tRNA(Gln) amidotransferase subunit GatB — translation MHFETIIGLEVHAELKTNSKIFCSCSTEFGAPPNTNVCPICLGHPGVLPVVNKQAVDFAMRAAMALNCEITRETKFDRKNYFYPDNPKAYQISQFDKPIGVNGWIEIEVDGKKKKIGITRLHMEEDAGKSMHADDGTHSLVDLNRQGTPLVEIVSEPDIRTPEEAYAYLEKLKAILQYTEVSDCKMEEGSLRCDANISLRPVGQEEFGTKAELKNLNSFANVQKGLAHEEVRQEKVLLSGGEILQETRRFDEQSKKTILMRVKEGSDDYRYFPEPDLVGLSIDQEWIDRVKSEIPELPDARKQRYIEELKLPAYDAKVLTQSKKMSDFFEEVLEKGADAKAASNWMMGEVSAYLNAEYKEVDEVALTPEGLAKMIELIEKGTISSKIAKKVFKELIEKGGDPEVIVKEKGLVQISDEGELRGIVTGILDENEQSILDYKNGKDRALGFLVGQVMKATKGKANPPMVNKLIVEEIEKR, via the coding sequence ATGCATTTTGAAACAATAATCGGACTTGAGGTCCATGCTGAACTGAAAACGAACTCGAAGATCTTCTGCAGCTGCTCCACGGAATTCGGAGCGCCACCGAACACGAACGTCTGCCCGATTTGTCTTGGACACCCAGGTGTTTTACCTGTCGTGAACAAGCAGGCGGTGGACTTCGCGATGCGTGCGGCAATGGCATTGAACTGTGAGATCACACGCGAAACGAAATTCGACCGTAAAAACTACTTCTATCCGGACAACCCGAAGGCGTATCAGATTTCTCAATTCGATAAGCCGATCGGTGTCAACGGCTGGATTGAAATCGAAGTGGACGGCAAGAAAAAGAAGATCGGCATCACGCGCCTTCATATGGAAGAGGATGCTGGTAAATCGATGCATGCTGACGACGGAACACACTCCCTTGTGGACTTGAACCGTCAAGGGACGCCGCTCGTCGAAATCGTATCCGAGCCGGACATTCGCACGCCGGAAGAAGCGTATGCCTATCTTGAAAAATTGAAAGCGATCCTGCAATATACCGAAGTATCCGATTGTAAAATGGAAGAAGGCTCGTTGCGTTGTGATGCAAACATCTCCCTCCGCCCAGTCGGACAAGAGGAATTTGGTACGAAGGCGGAGCTGAAGAACCTGAACTCATTTGCTAACGTCCAAAAAGGACTCGCGCACGAAGAGGTTCGCCAGGAAAAAGTACTTCTAAGTGGAGGAGAAATCCTGCAAGAGACACGTCGGTTTGATGAACAGTCCAAGAAAACGATTCTCATGCGTGTAAAAGAAGGATCGGATGACTACCGCTACTTCCCAGAGCCGGATCTTGTCGGTCTATCAATCGATCAGGAATGGATCGACCGTGTGAAATCAGAGATTCCAGAGCTTCCGGATGCGCGTAAGCAGCGCTATATCGAAGAGCTAAAGCTTCCAGCGTATGACGCGAAGGTTTTAACACAGTCCAAGAAGATGTCCGATTTCTTTGAAGAAGTCCTGGAAAAAGGTGCAGACGCGAAAGCTGCTTCGAACTGGATGATGGGTGAAGTTTCCGCATACTTGAACGCAGAGTACAAGGAAGTCGATGAAGTCGCCCTCACACCAGAAGGACTTGCGAAGATGATCGAGCTGATTGAAAAAGGAACGATCTCTTCCAAGATTGCGAAGAAAGTCTTCAAAGAATTGATTGAAAAAGGCGGTGACCCAGAAGTCATCGTCAAGGAAAAAGGACTCGTTCAGATTTCGGATGAAGGCGAGCTTCGCGGCATTGTCACCGGAATTTTAGATGAGAACGAACAATCGATCCTCGACTATAAAAACGGTAAGGACCGTGCGCTCGGATTCCTCGTCGGCCAAGTGATGAAGGCGACGAAAGGAAAAGCGAACCCGCCAATGGTCAACAAACTGATCGTCGAAGAAATCGAAAAGCGATAA
- a CDS encoding diacylglycerol kinase, which produces MKRARLIYNPTSGREQVKRQLPYILEKLEKAGYETSAHATCADEGDATRAAKLAVEREFDLVIAAGGDGTIYEIINGIAELPNRPKMGIIPAGTTNDFARALGVPRTIEKAVEVLCDGVDIPVDIGRVNGKYFVNIAGGGKLTELTYAVPSQMKTMIGQLAYYLKGMEMLPSIRPTNVKIEYDDKVYEGDVMLFLVANTNSVGGFEKLAPLSEFNDGYFDLIILKKANLAEFIRVATLAIKGDHIRDDHVIYEKARRIKIHTDEKMQLNLDGEYGGLLPGEFMNLRHHLQMIVPKERFETRY; this is translated from the coding sequence ATGAAACGAGCACGATTAATTTATAATCCGACATCGGGAAGAGAACAGGTCAAGCGCCAGCTGCCATATATCCTTGAAAAATTGGAGAAGGCAGGCTACGAGACCTCGGCTCACGCGACCTGTGCAGATGAAGGGGACGCGACAAGAGCTGCGAAACTGGCAGTTGAACGTGAATTCGACCTTGTCATTGCAGCAGGCGGGGATGGAACAATCTATGAGATCATCAACGGTATCGCAGAGCTCCCGAACCGGCCGAAGATGGGTATCATCCCAGCAGGAACAACGAACGATTTCGCACGTGCCCTCGGCGTTCCTCGTACCATTGAGAAGGCGGTTGAGGTTTTATGTGATGGCGTTGATATTCCAGTCGATATCGGCCGCGTCAACGGAAAATACTTCGTCAATATCGCAGGCGGCGGAAAGCTGACAGAGCTGACATACGCTGTCCCGAGCCAGATGAAGACGATGATCGGCCAGCTAGCGTATTATTTGAAAGGGATGGAGATGCTTCCCTCGATCCGTCCGACCAACGTCAAAATCGAATACGATGATAAAGTGTACGAAGGAGACGTCATGCTTTTCCTGGTTGCAAACACGAACTCGGTCGGGGGTTTTGAAAAGCTTGCGCCACTCTCTGAATTCAATGACGGTTATTTCGACCTCATCATCTTGAAAAAAGCGAACCTGGCAGAGTTCATCCGAGTCGCAACCCTTGCAATCAAAGGTGATCATATCCGTGATGATCACGTCATTTACGAAAAGGCAAGACGTATCAAGATCCATACCGATGAAAAAATGCAGCTGAACCTCGACGGGGAATACGGCGGTCTGCTTCCAGGAGAATTCATGAACCTTAGGCACCACCTGCAGATGATCGTCCCAAAAGAACGCTTCGAAACAAGATATTAA
- a CDS encoding sugar O-acetyltransferase, with protein sequence MKTEKEKMLEGEMYNPADPMLIKERENARRLTRLINETTETETEKRVSLLKELYGSTGEEIFIEPIFRCDYGSNIHVGENFFANFDCVILDVCKVTFGDNCMLAPGVHIYTATHPLDPTARNSGREYGRPVTFGDNVWIGGGAIINPGLTIGGNVVIASGAIVTRDIPDNVVIAGNPAKILKEIDD encoded by the coding sequence ATGAAAACCGAAAAGGAAAAGATGTTAGAGGGCGAAATGTATAACCCGGCAGACCCAATGCTTATCAAAGAAAGGGAAAATGCCCGTAGATTGACGAGATTGATCAATGAAACGACCGAGACGGAAACGGAAAAGCGGGTCTCCCTTTTAAAAGAACTGTACGGATCGACCGGGGAAGAGATCTTTATCGAACCGATCTTTCGATGTGATTACGGCTCGAACATCCATGTGGGAGAAAACTTTTTCGCAAACTTCGACTGCGTGATTTTAGACGTGTGTAAGGTAACGTTCGGAGACAATTGCATGCTCGCACCTGGGGTACATATTTACACAGCGACACACCCACTCGATCCTACAGCAAGGAACTCCGGCAGGGAATATGGAAGGCCCGTGACTTTTGGCGATAACGTGTGGATTGGGGGCGGTGCGATCATCAACCCCGGTTTGACGATTGGGGGTAACGTCGTGATTGCTTCCGGTGCGATTGTGACGAGGGATATACCAGACAATGTCGTCATCGCCGGCAACCCTGCAAAAATCCTTAAGGAAATCGATGATTAA
- a CDS encoding DUF2243 domain-containing protein, which yields MAVESVNSQNNITYFNRNIWAGFLFGLGLVAFIDETIFHQLLHWHHFYDKTTLSMGLISDGLFHAFSWFATIGGLFMLADLKRRGAFVFKRWWGGSMLGGGAFQFYDGIVQHKIMRIHQIRYVDNVYIYDWVWNIIAVIMIIVGGMLINRTSKEYRRKLEGTQA from the coding sequence ATGGCTGTGGAGTCGGTCAACTCACAAAATAACATTACATATTTTAACCGGAATATTTGGGCGGGTTTCTTGTTCGGACTTGGGCTCGTCGCTTTCATAGACGAAACAATCTTCCACCAACTGTTACATTGGCACCATTTTTATGACAAAACAACGCTCTCTATGGGGCTGATTTCGGATGGTTTGTTCCATGCGTTCAGCTGGTTTGCCACAATTGGAGGCTTGTTCATGTTAGCCGATTTGAAGCGTCGTGGCGCTTTTGTATTTAAAAGATGGTGGGGCGGTAGCATGCTAGGCGGCGGTGCTTTTCAATTCTATGACGGAATCGTCCAGCACAAAATCATGAGGATCCACCAAATCCGGTACGTAGACAATGTGTACATTTATGATTGGGTATGGAACATCATTGCGGTCATCATGATCATTGTCGGTGGAATGCTCATCAACCGGACGAGCAAAGAATACCGTAGAAAACTGGAAGGGACACAAGCGTGA
- a CDS encoding cytochrome c oxidase assembly protein: MHQETGTQLVLMLPFLLMIGAYIWAGIISNRHHKTWPVTRYVYWTVGVICAAAAVVGPIANRAHGDFTMHMTGHLLLGMLAPLLIAIAAPITLILRTLNVKWSRRISRLLKSRFFQAVSDPVVATLLNVGGLWLLYTTDLYLEMHHSLVLHVLVHLHVFLAGYIFTVSMIYMDPTHHQRSFIYRCILLVFALGGHGILSKYIYAYPPAGVPRAQAEAGGMLMYYGGDAIDIVLITIFCYQWYKASRPRTTSPYQPQVN, translated from the coding sequence ATGCATCAAGAGACAGGAACGCAGCTTGTGTTGATGCTGCCGTTTTTGCTCATGATCGGCGCCTATATTTGGGCTGGAATCATCTCGAATCGTCATCATAAAACGTGGCCGGTAACCCGGTATGTATATTGGACAGTTGGGGTTATCTGTGCCGCGGCAGCTGTCGTTGGCCCCATCGCAAACAGAGCCCATGGGGATTTCACTATGCATATGACGGGGCATCTGTTACTTGGAATGCTTGCGCCGCTACTTATTGCGATTGCAGCACCAATCACGCTAATTTTACGGACATTGAATGTAAAATGGTCGCGAAGGATTTCCCGTTTGTTGAAGAGCCGTTTTTTCCAGGCGGTAAGCGATCCGGTCGTTGCCACTCTGCTCAATGTAGGGGGATTATGGTTACTATATACAACTGATTTATATTTGGAGATGCACCATAGTCTTGTTTTGCATGTGCTTGTCCATCTGCACGTCTTTCTGGCGGGCTATATTTTCACAGTTTCGATGATTTATATGGATCCGACACATCATCAGAGAAGCTTCATCTATCGATGTATCCTGCTGGTATTCGCTTTGGGAGGGCATGGGATCCTATCGAAGTATATCTATGCTTATCCACCTGCAGGCGTTCCCCGGGCGCAGGCAGAAGCGGGCGGAATGCTGATGTATTACGGCGGTGACGCAATCGATATCGTGCTGATCACGATTTTCTGTTACCAATGGTATAAAGCCTCAAGACCGCGGACCACCTCTCCCTATCAACCACAGGTGAACTAA
- a CDS encoding DUF421 domain-containing protein — translation MTITELIFRLALSFLALWAMARIMGRKEISQMTFHNFVSAIAIGTIAGSLAIDGMLSIQNGVIALVGWTVFTVLFGFMDIKSKGARKLLNGDPVVVIKDGKIMEDSLRRTRLDVDSLNVMLRKKGVFTLSDIAFAIFETDGTLSVMKKGSKQPLTKSDMNMFQPSRSSSVSTEVVSDGKINESNLSKLHLDKAWLGQKLRESGIQEISEVFYAEVQQDGTLYIDKYDDKFGQ, via the coding sequence ATGACGATCACAGAACTAATATTCAGATTAGCTTTATCATTCCTGGCTTTGTGGGCGATGGCGAGAATCATGGGACGAAAAGAAATCAGTCAGATGACTTTCCATAATTTCGTATCAGCCATAGCAATAGGGACAATCGCTGGATCCCTCGCGATAGACGGTATGCTAAGCATCCAGAATGGGGTGATTGCGTTAGTCGGATGGACAGTTTTCACGGTTTTGTTTGGGTTCATGGATATCAAATCAAAGGGAGCACGAAAGCTCCTTAATGGTGATCCGGTTGTGGTGATCAAGGACGGAAAGATAATGGAGGATTCGCTCAGAAGAACACGGCTGGATGTAGATTCGCTAAATGTCATGCTCCGAAAGAAAGGGGTTTTCACACTATCTGATATAGCTTTTGCGATCTTTGAAACAGATGGCACATTATCAGTCATGAAAAAAGGAAGTAAGCAACCCCTGACAAAGAGTGATATGAACATGTTTCAACCGAGTAGGAGCAGTTCAGTCAGTACAGAGGTGGTTTCAGACGGGAAAATCAATGAAAGCAATTTATCTAAACTGCACCTCGATAAAGCTTGGCTCGGTCAAAAACTCCGGGAATCAGGTATTCAGGAGATATCAGAAGTCTTTTACGCCGAAGTCCAGCAAGACGGCACACTATACATCGATAAATACGATGACAAATTCGGCCAATAA
- a CDS encoding C45 family peptidase has product MGRHEGVNEHGVATALHFVNNANQVRGLMCSTIIRIIADTCKTTDDCIQLLKELPHACSYNYSIGDRKGRHVVVEASSHKVEVREKEGTLTCTNHFKNPQMESYNREHLTHSIQRLTAMTHKNADGIELFNWFSDPSSEMYFHDYKQFFGTLHTFGYFFKEDRFITKIANGKETLDIKLNDWINGKPLPLNKLTGSVPGTDFKRLCTKGFESVPGTF; this is encoded by the coding sequence ATAGGAAGGCATGAAGGAGTCAATGAACACGGTGTTGCAACCGCACTCCATTTTGTCAACAATGCTAACCAGGTTAGAGGCTTGATGTGTAGCACAATCATACGGATTATCGCCGATACCTGTAAAACCACCGATGATTGCATACAACTGTTGAAGGAACTGCCTCATGCATGCTCTTATAATTATTCCATCGGAGACCGTAAAGGAAGGCACGTAGTTGTGGAAGCATCGTCACACAAAGTCGAAGTTCGAGAAAAGGAAGGGACTCTCACTTGTACAAACCATTTTAAAAATCCGCAGATGGAATCATATAACAGGGAACACCTTACACACTCGATACAACGTCTAACAGCGATGACCCACAAAAACGCTGATGGTATAGAGCTCTTCAACTGGTTCAGTGATCCATCTTCTGAGATGTACTTTCATGACTATAAACAGTTTTTCGGAACACTGCATACTTTCGGTTACTTCTTTAAGGAAGACAGATTCATCACCAAAATTGCTAATGGCAAAGAAACATTAGATATCAAACTAAATGATTGGATAAACGGAAAACCACTGCCACTAAACAAATTAACAGGAAGTGTACCTGGCACCGATTTCAAACGTTTATGTACCAAGGGTTTTGAATCGGTGCCAGGCACTTTTTGA